A window of Acidobacteriota bacterium contains these coding sequences:
- a CDS encoding DNA N-6-adenine-methyltransferase yields MDTSFERCKLTKVEWLTPPYLVKKLGAFDLDPCSPVNAPFLHARVNYTIEDNGLEKAWFGRVYCNPPYGKDLYLWLEKLKNHGNGIALIFARTETKCFFDHVWNSADALLFVKGRIRFYHVSGKQGGTSGAPSVFVAYGKENASALKNSGIEGRYLEL; encoded by the coding sequence ATGGACACTTCATTTGAGAGATGCAAACTCACGAAAGTCGAATGGCTGACGCCGCCTTATTTGGTTAAAAAACTGGGCGCGTTCGACCTGGACCCTTGCAGTCCGGTCAATGCGCCTTTCCTACACGCCAGAGTAAATTACACGATTGAAGATAACGGATTAGAAAAAGCGTGGTTCGGCAGAGTTTATTGCAATCCGCCTTATGGAAAAGATTTATATTTGTGGTTGGAAAAACTCAAAAATCATGGAAACGGCATCGCGCTAATTTTTGCAAGAACCGAGACCAAATGTTTCTTTGACCATGTTTGGAATTCGGCAGACGCTTTGCTTTTTGTAAAAGGCAGAATTCGTTTTTATCACGTTTCAGGAAAACAAGGGGGCACGTCTGGAGCGCCGAGCGTTTTTGTGGCTTATGGAAAAGAGAATGCCAGTGCTTTGAAAAACAGCGGCATTGAAGGCAGGTATTTGGAGTTGTGA
- a CDS encoding DpnI domain-containing protein: MNLKFNISLANSYSSSSQIARVLTENWVKENSYCPNCGKENLIEYQNNKPVADFFCASCNEDFELKSKNGNLGKKINDGAYSTMIARITSDNNPNFFFLTYRKPQWSVNNFLIIPKHFFQSEIIEKRKPLAARARRAGWVGCNIDLQRIPELGRIFLIKNSIVLSKTQVIETWNKTVFLRDKSDEAKGWTLDVLKCLDRISSQEFSLNEVYRFEEELKLKHPDNNFIKDKIRQQLQILRDKNIIDFVARGKYRRVSR, from the coding sequence ATGAATCTCAAATTTAACATCAGCTTGGCAAATTCATATTCAAGTTCTTCGCAAATTGCCAGAGTTTTGACCGAAAATTGGGTCAAAGAAAATTCTTATTGTCCGAATTGCGGTAAAGAAAATCTGATTGAATATCAGAACAATAAACCTGTTGCTGATTTTTTCTGCGCCTCTTGCAATGAAGATTTTGAACTGAAAAGCAAAAACGGAAATCTCGGGAAAAAAATCAATGACGGGGCATATTCGACGATGATTGCAAGAATAACCTCTGACAATAATCCCAACTTTTTTTTCTTAACCTATCGTAAACCGCAATGGTCGGTTAATAATTTTCTCATTATTCCAAAACACTTTTTTCAATCGGAAATTATTGAAAAAAGAAAGCCCTTGGCAGCAAGGGCTAGACGCGCAGGATGGGTCGGGTGCAACATTGATTTGCAACGCATTCCTGAATTAGGACGCATCTTTCTTATTAAAAATTCAATTGTGCTCAGTAAAACTCAAGTGATTGAAACCTGGAATAAAACGGTTTTTCTGCGTGACAAATCGGATGAAGCCAAAGGCTGGACTTTAGATGTTTTGAAATGTCTTGACCGAATCAGTTCACAGGAATTTTCTCTGAATGAGGTTTATAGATTTGAAGAAGAACTGAAACTAAAACATCCCGATAACAATTTCATTAAAGACAAAATCAGACAGCAACTACAAATTTTACGGGATAAGAATATCATCGACTTTGTGGCAAGAGGTAAATACAGAAGAGTGTCACGATGA
- the queC gene encoding 7-cyano-7-deazaguanine synthase QueC: protein MTNDKKAVVLLSGGLDSTTTLAIAKSQGYRIFAISFAYGQRHLIEMENARRVAQALGVQKHLIVNVDLRAIGGSALTDDIAVPKHASVEEIASHIPITYVPARNTIFLSYALAFAETLEAANLFIGVNALDYSGYPDCRPEYIEAFERMANLATRAGVEGTLKIKIHAPLMKMTKAEIIKTGLALGVDYALTHSCYDPTPAGLSCGSCDSCLLRLKGFAEAGAEDPVEYAGKAR, encoded by the coding sequence ATGACCAATGATAAAAAAGCCGTCGTCTTACTGAGCGGCGGACTCGATTCGACAACCACCCTGGCGATTGCCAAATCACAAGGCTATAGGATTTTTGCGATCTCCTTCGCTTACGGGCAACGCCACTTAATCGAAATGGAAAATGCGCGTCGCGTCGCCCAAGCCCTGGGCGTGCAAAAACATTTGATTGTGAATGTGGATTTACGCGCCATCGGCGGCTCGGCGCTAACCGATGACATCGCGGTTCCCAAACACGCCTCGGTCGAAGAAATCGCCAGCCATATTCCGATCACTTATGTTCCGGCGCGCAACACCATTTTTCTTTCCTATGCGTTGGCGTTTGCCGAGACCCTCGAAGCCGCCAACCTGTTCATCGGCGTCAATGCGCTCGATTACAGCGGCTACCCCGATTGCCGTCCCGAATACATCGAGGCATTTGAACGCATGGCGAATTTAGCGACGCGCGCCGGAGTCGAAGGCACATTGAAAATCAAAATTCACGCGCCGCTGATGAAAATGACCAAAGCCGAAATTATCAAAACCGGACTCGCGCTCGGCGTTGATTACGCGCTCACGCATAGCTGTTACGACCCGACGCCCGCAGGTTTGTCGTGCGGCAGTTGCGATAGCTGCTTGCTGCGCCTGAAAGGTTTTGCCGAAGCCGGAGCCGAAGACCCGGTTGAATACGCAGGAAAGGCAAGGTGA
- a CDS encoding RDD family protein, producing MLDDELLIETPERVELHYVLANVGNRFLAAIIDHLIQILLAVIVVLLIEGFGNWNLFGAALGVWAAAIAVLAVFTIYWGYFVLFETVWNGQTPGKRIMKLRVVREDGRPIRFFEAFVRNLLRIIDISPPISYAIGVVSIIFSPRSKRIGDLVAGTVVVKERSSEAPSLDEIIKLSEAEERKLARTSPAPFKANTRMLTDRELQAIETFLNRRYELVEPNRSMLAMRIVQPIAAKLNIPNIQLSPEAVLEEIERQHRVQSRYID from the coding sequence ATGCTGGATGATGAACTGTTAATCGAAACCCCTGAGCGCGTCGAGTTGCATTACGTGCTTGCCAATGTCGGCAATCGCTTTCTGGCGGCAATCATCGACCACCTCATTCAAATTCTACTGGCGGTCATCGTGGTGCTCCTTATCGAAGGGTTCGGAAACTGGAATCTGTTCGGCGCGGCGCTCGGCGTCTGGGCGGCAGCGATTGCGGTCTTAGCGGTATTTACGATTTACTGGGGCTACTTCGTGCTCTTTGAAACTGTCTGGAACGGACAGACGCCGGGCAAGCGAATCATGAAATTGCGCGTGGTGCGCGAAGATGGTCGCCCGATTCGTTTCTTTGAAGCCTTCGTCAGAAATCTCTTGCGCATCATTGATATTTCGCCGCCGATTTCTTATGCCATCGGCGTGGTGTCGATTATTTTCAGTCCGCGTTCAAAACGCATCGGTGATTTGGTCGCGGGAACCGTGGTAGTGAAAGAACGCTCGTCGGAAGCCCCGTCGCTTGATGAAATCATCAAGCTATCGGAAGCCGAGGAACGAAAACTGGCGCGCACTTCGCCTGCGCCTTTCAAAGCCAATACCCGAATGCTCACCGACCGCGAATTGCAAGCCATCGAAACCTTTCTCAATCGTCGCTATGAACTGGTTGAGCCGAATCGTTCGATGCTTGCTATGCGCATCGTCCAACCGATTGCCGCCAAACTCAATATTCCCAACATCCAGCTTTCACCCGAAGCGGTGCTCGAAGAAATCGAACGCCAGCACCGCGTCCAATCGCGATATATCGATTAA